Proteins encoded by one window of Streptomyces sp. LX-29:
- a CDS encoding carbohydrate ABC transporter permease — protein MWDALVRVGRALRLVLLLTLALLFLVPFYLLVRNGLAREEDITAPDWTFFPGEVRWSNLSELFQDPTVPMARALLNSSLIAVATTLGTLLLASLAGYGLARIPYRHADAVFYAILGTLMVPAAVTFVPSFVLVSTLGWISTLRGLIIPTLFSAFACFVFRQYFLGFPKELEDAARVDGLGYWRVFWRVVAPNSRPVFAAVGSIVFIGSWNSFLWPLVIGQDRDSWTVQVALSTFTTAQTVRIHELFIAAAVSVLPLLVVFLLLQRHIVAGVERSGIDD, from the coding sequence ATGTGGGACGCGCTGGTGCGGGTCGGCCGGGCGCTGCGGCTGGTGCTGCTGCTCACCCTGGCCCTGCTCTTCCTGGTCCCCTTCTACCTGCTGGTGCGCAACGGCCTGGCCCGGGAGGAGGACATCACCGCGCCCGACTGGACGTTCTTCCCCGGTGAGGTGCGCTGGTCGAACCTGAGCGAGCTGTTCCAGGACCCGACCGTGCCGATGGCGCGGGCCCTGCTGAACTCCTCGCTGATCGCGGTCGCCACGACGCTGGGCACCCTGCTGCTCGCCTCGCTGGCCGGCTACGGGCTGGCGCGCATCCCCTACCGCCACGCCGACGCGGTCTTCTACGCCATCCTGGGCACCCTGATGGTGCCGGCGGCGGTCACCTTCGTGCCGAGCTTCGTGCTGGTCTCGACCCTGGGCTGGATCTCCACGCTGCGCGGACTGATCATCCCCACCCTCTTCTCCGCCTTCGCCTGCTTCGTCTTCCGCCAGTACTTCCTGGGCTTCCCGAAGGAGTTGGAGGACGCGGCCCGGGTCGACGGGCTCGGCTACTGGCGCGTCTTCTGGCGGGTGGTGGCCCCCAACTCCCGTCCCGTCTTCGCCGCCGTGGGCTCCATCGTCTTCATCGGCTCCTGGAACTCCTTCCTGTGGCCCCTGGTCATCGGCCAGGACCGGGACTCCTGGACGGTGCAGGTGGCGCTCTCCACGTTCACCACGGCCCAGACGGTCCGGATCCACGAGCTGTTCATCGCCGCCGCGGTGTCGGTGCTTCCGCTGCTCGTCGTCTTCCTGCTGCTCCAGCGCCACATCGTCGCGGGTGTGGAGCGTTCCGGAATCGACGACTGA
- a CDS encoding sugar ABC transporter substrate-binding protein yields the protein MSISRRRLLGTGTGLALTGAPAAGCGSDTGRGSGDSGGRPVIEQWYHQYGEAGVEQAVRRYAAGYDRAEVRVQWRPGAYDQQTATALLTDSGPDVFEGGPTLEQIQGGQVVDLTDLLRGVREDFNPAVLAPKTYEGRIWGVPQVIDTQLLYYRRSLLADAGVEPPATLDALVDAARELTRGDVKGLFLGNDGGAGVLQGTPLHAAGLAPVTEDGRPGFDDPAAARTLGKLRRLYADKSLLLGAPSDWSDPSAFLQGLTAMQWSGLWALPRVRKELGDDFGVLPFPADGAHGRPAVPVGAYGAAVSARGRNRAAAKEFVRWLWVERTDHQVDFALSYGFHIPARTSLAAKAEPLRRGPAAAAVRFTREHGFAAEPLRWTVAARTAYQDALSRIVKGGADPGRELRAVLRTTEDELRRVRKRR from the coding sequence ATGTCCATCAGCCGCAGACGACTGCTCGGCACGGGCACGGGGCTCGCTCTCACCGGCGCGCCGGCCGCCGGGTGCGGGTCCGACACCGGCCGTGGATCAGGGGATTCGGGTGGCCGGCCGGTCATCGAGCAGTGGTACCACCAGTACGGCGAGGCGGGCGTCGAGCAGGCGGTGCGCCGGTACGCCGCCGGCTATGACCGGGCCGAGGTGCGGGTGCAGTGGCGGCCCGGCGCCTACGACCAGCAGACCGCCACCGCGCTGCTCACCGACTCCGGGCCGGACGTCTTCGAGGGCGGCCCGACGCTGGAGCAGATCCAGGGCGGGCAGGTGGTGGACCTCACCGATCTGCTCCGGGGCGTGCGGGAGGACTTCAACCCGGCGGTGCTGGCGCCCAAGACGTACGAGGGCCGGATCTGGGGCGTCCCTCAGGTCATCGACACCCAGCTGCTCTACTACCGCCGAAGCCTGCTGGCCGACGCCGGCGTCGAGCCGCCGGCCACGCTCGACGCGCTGGTCGATGCGGCGCGGGAGCTGACGCGGGGCGACGTCAAGGGGCTGTTCCTCGGCAACGACGGCGGCGCGGGCGTCCTCCAGGGCACCCCGCTGCACGCCGCCGGTCTGGCGCCGGTCACGGAGGACGGCCGTCCCGGCTTCGACGACCCGGCCGCCGCCCGGACGCTCGGCAAGCTGCGCCGGCTCTACGCCGACAAGTCGCTGCTGCTCGGCGCGCCTTCCGACTGGTCGGACCCGTCCGCGTTCCTCCAGGGGCTGACCGCGATGCAGTGGTCGGGGCTGTGGGCGCTGCCGCGGGTGCGGAAGGAGCTGGGCGACGACTTCGGGGTGCTGCCGTTCCCGGCGGACGGCGCGCACGGCCGGCCCGCCGTCCCGGTGGGGGCGTACGGGGCCGCGGTGAGCGCCCGCGGCCGGAACCGGGCCGCGGCGAAGGAGTTCGTGCGCTGGCTGTGGGTCGAACGCACCGACCACCAGGTGGACTTCGCGCTCTCCTACGGCTTCCACATCCCGGCCCGCACCTCGCTGGCGGCCAAGGCCGAACCGCTGCGGCGGGGTCCGGCCGCGGCCGCGGTCCGGTTCACCCGCGAGCACGGCTTCGCCGCCGAGCCACTGCGCTGGACGGTGGCCGCACGGACCGCGTACCAGGACGCGCTCAGCCGGATCGTCAAGGGCGGGGCGGACCCCGGGCGCGAGCTGCGCGCGGTGCTCCGGACGACCGAGGACGAGCTGCGGCGCGTGCGGAAGCGGCGCTGA
- a CDS encoding helix-turn-helix domain-containing protein — protein MLRVHFSELDLARLRMATRPDALWETVLSFHRLRDKQGELVYGEWRSGTRARLKGETRLLAPLIPLRGYFPDFLTPAEGIIGADAAMEALRATDSNRLHDEISRLTAARSLPAWIRDLAEGVDRSLERLVSALRAYHQAAIAPYWPHIQARIEADRATRGRALLDGGADGLLASLPSTMRWRPPVLEVDYPADRDLRLGGRGLLLLPSFFCRRTPVTYRNPDLTPVLVYPVEHTPECAPPRPLCQPVSAPGKTHSLGKLVGQTRSAVLQGVGGGCTTSELARRVGVSLASASQHASVLREAGLLLTLRQGGAVLHTLTPLGAALLRGGAPAEV, from the coding sequence GTGCTACGCGTTCACTTCAGTGAACTCGATCTGGCGCGGTTGCGGATGGCGACCCGCCCTGACGCGCTCTGGGAAACCGTTTTAAGTTTCCACCGGCTCCGCGACAAACAGGGGGAGTTGGTATACGGGGAATGGCGCTCCGGAACGCGCGCCCGGTTGAAGGGTGAAACGCGTCTGCTGGCGCCCCTGATTCCGCTCCGCGGCTATTTCCCCGACTTCCTGACACCTGCCGAGGGAATAATCGGCGCGGACGCCGCGATGGAGGCGCTGCGGGCCACGGATAGCAATCGCTTGCATGATGAAATCTCCCGGCTCACCGCCGCGCGCAGTCTACCCGCGTGGATACGGGACCTGGCCGAGGGGGTGGACCGGTCGCTGGAGCGGCTGGTCAGCGCGCTGCGCGCGTACCACCAGGCGGCCATAGCGCCGTACTGGCCGCACATACAGGCCCGTATCGAGGCCGATCGGGCCACCCGGGGTCGGGCGCTGCTGGACGGGGGCGCGGACGGTCTGCTGGCCTCGCTGCCGTCGACGATGCGCTGGAGACCTCCGGTCCTGGAGGTGGACTACCCCGCAGACCGGGATCTGCGGCTGGGCGGGCGCGGTCTGCTGCTCCTGCCGTCGTTCTTCTGCCGGCGGACGCCGGTCACCTATCGGAATCCCGATCTGACGCCGGTGCTGGTCTATCCGGTGGAGCACACGCCCGAGTGCGCCCCGCCGCGCCCGCTGTGCCAACCGGTCAGCGCCCCGGGCAAGACGCACTCGCTCGGCAAGCTCGTCGGGCAGACCCGGTCCGCGGTGCTCCAGGGCGTCGGCGGCGGGTGCACCACCAGCGAACTCGCCCGCCGGGTCGGGGTGTCGCTGGCCTCCGCCAGCCAGCACGCCAGCGTGCTGCGCGAGGCTGGACTGCTGTTGACCCTGCGCCAGGGTGGCGCGGTGCTGCACACGCTGACCCCGCTGGGCGCCGCCCTGCTGCGGGGCGGCGCACCGGCGGAGGTCTGA
- the ppdK gene encoding pyruvate, phosphate dikinase, translating into MSDTQGQQKFVYDFTEGNKDLKDLLGGKGANLAEMTNLGLPVPPGFTISTEACRVYLESGSEPTALRDEVSAHLTALEETMGKRLGQADDPLLVSVRSGAKFSMPGMMDTVLNIGLSDESVSGLATQAGDERFAWDSYRRLIQMFGKTVLGVDGELFEDALEEAKRAKGVTVDVDLDAADLRQLVAVFKDLVAKETGRAFPQDPREQMDLAIKAVFDSWNGERAKLYRRQERIPSDLGTAVNICSMVFGNLGPDSGTGVAFTRDPASGHQGVYGDYLQNAQGEDVVAGIRNTVPLADLEQIDKASYDQLMQIMETLETHYKDLCDIEFTIERGKLWMLQTRVGKRTAGAAFRIATQLVDQGLIDEAEALQRVNGAQLAQLMFPRFDENATVEKIGRGIAASPGAAVGKAVFDSYTAVKWSRSGEKVILIRRETNPDDLDGMIAAEGILTSRGGKTSHAAVVARGMGKTCVCGAEELEVDTKRRRMTTASGVVVEEGDVVSIDGSTGKVYLGEVPVVPSPVVEYFEGRMHAGADDADELVKAVHRVMAYADRVRRLRVRANADNAEDAARARRFGAQGIGLCRTEHMFLGERRELVERLILADTEDERGQALEALLPLQKGDFVELFEAMDGLPVTVRLLDPPLHEFLPDITELSVRVALAEAREETHENELRLLQAVHRLHEQNPMLGLRGVRLGLVIPGLFTMQVRAIAEAAAERKNAKGDPRAEIMIPLVGTVQELEIVREDAEKVIAEVEAATGVELKLALGTMIELPRAAVTAGQIAEAAEFFSFGTNDLTQTVWGFSRDDVEASFFTAYLEKGIFGVSPFETIDKDGVGALVRSAVQAGRATRPDIKLGVCGEHGGDPESVHFFHEVGLDYVSCSPFRIPVARLEAGRAAAQSTGSDSR; encoded by the coding sequence GTGTCGGATACACAAGGTCAGCAGAAGTTCGTTTACGACTTCACCGAGGGCAACAAGGATCTGAAGGACCTGCTCGGCGGGAAGGGTGCCAACCTCGCCGAGATGACCAACCTGGGTCTTCCCGTCCCTCCCGGCTTCACGATCAGCACCGAAGCGTGCCGTGTGTACCTCGAGAGCGGCTCTGAGCCCACGGCACTGCGTGACGAGGTGAGCGCCCACCTCACGGCGCTCGAAGAGACCATGGGCAAGCGCCTCGGCCAGGCGGACGACCCGCTGCTGGTATCGGTGCGCTCCGGCGCCAAGTTCTCCATGCCCGGCATGATGGACACCGTCCTGAACATCGGGCTCTCCGACGAGTCGGTCTCCGGGCTCGCGACGCAGGCCGGCGACGAGCGGTTCGCCTGGGACTCCTACCGCCGTCTGATCCAGATGTTCGGCAAGACCGTCCTCGGCGTCGACGGCGAGCTGTTCGAGGACGCCCTGGAGGAGGCCAAGCGCGCCAAGGGCGTCACCGTCGACGTCGACCTGGACGCCGCCGACCTGCGCCAGCTGGTCGCCGTCTTCAAGGACCTCGTGGCCAAGGAGACCGGTCGCGCGTTCCCGCAGGACCCGCGCGAGCAGATGGACCTCGCCATCAAGGCGGTCTTCGACTCCTGGAACGGCGAGCGTGCCAAGCTCTACCGCCGTCAGGAGCGGATCCCCAGCGACCTGGGCACCGCGGTCAACATCTGCTCGATGGTCTTCGGCAACCTCGGCCCCGACTCCGGCACCGGCGTCGCCTTCACCCGCGACCCGGCCAGCGGCCACCAGGGCGTCTACGGCGACTACCTGCAGAACGCCCAGGGCGAGGACGTCGTCGCCGGCATCCGCAACACGGTCCCGCTCGCCGATCTGGAGCAGATCGACAAGGCGTCGTACGACCAGCTGATGCAGATCATGGAGACGCTGGAGACGCACTACAAGGACCTGTGCGACATCGAGTTCACCATCGAGCGCGGCAAGCTGTGGATGCTCCAGACCCGCGTCGGCAAGCGGACGGCGGGGGCCGCCTTCCGCATCGCCACCCAGCTGGTCGACCAGGGCCTCATCGACGAGGCCGAGGCGCTCCAGCGGGTGAACGGCGCCCAGCTGGCGCAGCTGATGTTCCCGCGCTTCGACGAGAACGCCACCGTGGAGAAGATCGGCCGCGGCATCGCCGCCTCGCCGGGCGCCGCCGTCGGCAAGGCGGTCTTCGACTCGTACACCGCCGTCAAGTGGTCCCGCTCGGGCGAGAAGGTCATCCTGATCCGCCGCGAGACCAACCCGGACGACCTGGACGGCATGATCGCCGCGGAGGGCATCCTCACCTCCCGCGGCGGCAAGACCTCGCACGCGGCCGTGGTCGCCCGCGGCATGGGCAAGACCTGTGTCTGCGGCGCCGAGGAGCTGGAGGTCGACACCAAGCGCCGCCGGATGACCACCGCCTCCGGCGTGGTCGTCGAGGAGGGTGACGTCGTCTCCATCGACGGCTCCACCGGCAAGGTCTACCTGGGCGAGGTCCCGGTGGTCCCGTCCCCGGTCGTCGAGTACTTCGAGGGCCGCATGCACGCGGGCGCCGACGACGCCGACGAGCTGGTCAAGGCCGTGCACCGGGTCATGGCGTACGCGGACCGGGTGCGCCGGCTGCGGGTGCGCGCCAACGCCGACAACGCCGAGGACGCCGCCCGCGCCCGCCGCTTCGGCGCCCAGGGCATCGGGCTGTGCCGCACCGAGCACATGTTCCTCGGTGAGCGGCGCGAGCTGGTGGAGCGGCTCATCCTCGCGGACACCGAGGACGAGCGCGGCCAGGCGCTGGAGGCCCTGCTGCCGCTGCAGAAGGGCGACTTCGTCGAGCTCTTCGAGGCCATGGACGGGCTGCCGGTGACGGTCCGCCTGCTCGACCCGCCGCTGCACGAGTTCCTCCCGGACATCACCGAGCTGTCGGTGCGGGTCGCGCTCGCCGAGGCCCGCGAGGAGACCCACGAGAACGAGCTGCGGCTGCTTCAGGCCGTGCACCGGCTGCACGAGCAGAACCCGATGCTGGGCCTGCGCGGCGTCCGCCTCGGCCTGGTCATCCCCGGCCTGTTCACCATGCAGGTCCGGGCGATCGCCGAGGCCGCGGCGGAGCGGAAGAACGCCAAGGGCGACCCGCGTGCCGAGATCATGATCCCGCTCGTCGGCACCGTGCAGGAGTTGGAGATCGTCCGCGAGGACGCCGAGAAGGTCATCGCCGAGGTCGAGGCCGCCACCGGCGTCGAGCTGAAGCTGGCGCTGGGCACGATGATCGAGCTGCCGCGCGCCGCGGTGACCGCCGGTCAGATCGCCGAGGCCGCCGAGTTCTTCTCCTTCGGCACCAACGACCTCACCCAGACCGTGTGGGGCTTCTCCCGGGACGACGTGGAGGCGAGCTTCTTCACCGCCTACCTGGAGAAGGGCATCTTCGGCGTCAGCCCGTTCGAGACGATCGACAAGGACGGCGTCGGCGCCCTGGTCCGCAGCGCGGTGCAGGCCGGCCGGGCCACCCGCCCGGACATCAAGCTCGGCGTCTGCGGCGAGCACGGCGGCGACCCGGAGTCCGTTCACTTCTTCCACGAGGTGGGTCTGGACTACGTCTCCTGCTCCCCGTTCCGGATCCCGGTGGCGCGCCTGGAGGCGGGCCGCGCGGCGGCCCAGAGCACGGGCAGCGACAGCCGCTGA
- the dusB gene encoding tRNA dihydrouridine synthase DusB: MTLTQQLQIGPHTVQPPVVLAPMAGITNAPFRTLCREFSGGKGLFVSEMITTRALVERDAKTMRLVHFDGTEKPRSIQLYGVDPVTVGKAVRMIVEEDLADHIDLNFGCPVPKVTRKGGGSALPFKRHLLRAILREAVTGAGDLPVTMKMRKGIDDDHLTYLDAGRIAVEEGVTAIALHGRTAAQHYGGTADWEAIARLKEAVPEIPVLGNGDIWSADDAVRMMRETGCDGVVVGRGCLGRPWLFGDLVAAFEGGGSPARPTLREVAAVMRRHAELLGEWLEDEARGVIDFRKHVAWYTKGFSIGSEVRKKLAITSSLDEMDALMSELDLDQPWPMGADGPRGRTSGRNRVVLPDGWLNDPYEQASVDVDAELDTSGG; the protein is encoded by the coding sequence ATGACCCTGACGCAGCAGTTGCAGATCGGACCGCACACGGTCCAGCCGCCGGTGGTGCTGGCGCCGATGGCCGGGATCACCAACGCGCCGTTCCGCACCCTGTGCCGCGAGTTCTCGGGCGGTAAGGGCTTGTTCGTCAGCGAGATGATCACGACGCGGGCGCTGGTCGAGCGGGACGCCAAGACCATGCGGCTGGTCCACTTCGACGGGACCGAGAAACCGCGTTCCATCCAGCTGTACGGGGTGGACCCGGTCACCGTCGGCAAGGCCGTCCGGATGATCGTGGAAGAGGACCTCGCCGACCACATCGATCTGAACTTCGGCTGCCCGGTGCCGAAGGTGACCCGCAAGGGCGGCGGCTCGGCGCTGCCGTTCAAGCGCCATCTGCTGCGCGCGATCCTGCGCGAGGCGGTGACCGGCGCGGGCGACCTGCCGGTGACGATGAAGATGCGCAAGGGCATCGACGACGACCACCTCACCTACCTCGACGCGGGCCGGATCGCGGTCGAGGAGGGGGTGACGGCCATCGCCCTGCACGGTCGCACCGCGGCGCAGCACTACGGCGGCACGGCCGACTGGGAGGCCATCGCGCGGCTGAAGGAGGCCGTGCCGGAGATCCCGGTGCTGGGCAACGGCGACATCTGGTCGGCGGACGACGCCGTGCGGATGATGCGCGAGACCGGCTGCGACGGCGTGGTCGTGGGGCGCGGCTGCCTGGGGCGCCCCTGGCTCTTCGGCGACCTGGTCGCCGCGTTCGAGGGCGGCGGGAGCCCCGCGCGACCCACGCTGCGCGAGGTGGCGGCGGTGATGCGGCGCCACGCCGAGCTGCTGGGGGAGTGGCTGGAGGACGAGGCGCGCGGTGTCATCGACTTCCGCAAGCACGTCGCCTGGTACACCAAGGGCTTCTCGATCGGCTCCGAGGTTCGGAAGAAACTGGCGATCACCTCATCGCTGGACGAAATGGACGCTCTTATGAGCGAGCTCGACCTCGACCAGCCCTGGCCGATGGGTGCCGACGGCCCGCGTGGACGCACGTCGGGGAGGAACCGGGTCGTCCTGCCGGATGGCTGGCTCAATGATCCGTATGAGCAGGCATCCGTCGACGTCGACGCGGAGTTGGACACCTCGGGGGGATGA
- a CDS encoding sugar ABC transporter permease, protein MRWRPRAPAGPQNRTLWFWLFVGPFVLGLLVFTYVPLGWSVYLSFFDAHNTVSPSREDFVGLDNYAAMLRDDAFTDSLRTFAVFTAFIVPATYALALALALMVNRLRWWQAFFRSVFFLPVACSYVVAALIWKMSIFNGVRFGLANTVLGRFGGEQIAWLSTTDPPWYWLVIVTVRLWLQAGFYMLLFLAGLQRIPPRLYEAAAVDGARPGWQVFRHITFPQLRATSVAVVLLLVVNAFQAFDEFYNLLSDARGYPPYARPPLVYLYYTALGQGQNLGLGSAGAVILALVIGVVTVVQARWFGLGRKEEV, encoded by the coding sequence ATGCGGTGGCGGCCGCGCGCGCCGGCCGGCCCGCAGAACCGCACGCTGTGGTTCTGGCTGTTCGTCGGCCCGTTCGTCCTCGGGCTCCTCGTCTTCACCTATGTGCCGCTGGGCTGGAGCGTCTACCTCAGCTTCTTCGACGCGCACAACACGGTCTCGCCGTCGCGGGAGGACTTCGTCGGGCTGGACAACTACGCGGCGATGCTGCGGGACGACGCCTTCACCGACAGCCTGCGCACCTTCGCCGTCTTCACCGCCTTCATCGTCCCGGCGACCTACGCGCTGGCCCTGGCGCTGGCCCTGATGGTCAACCGACTGCGCTGGTGGCAGGCGTTCTTCCGGTCGGTCTTCTTCCTTCCGGTGGCCTGCTCCTATGTGGTGGCGGCGCTGATCTGGAAGATGTCGATCTTCAACGGGGTGCGGTTCGGGCTGGCCAACACGGTGCTGGGGCGGTTCGGCGGGGAGCAGATCGCCTGGCTGTCGACGACCGACCCGCCCTGGTACTGGCTGGTCATCGTGACCGTGCGGCTGTGGCTCCAGGCCGGCTTCTACATGCTGCTCTTCCTGGCCGGCCTGCAGCGGATCCCGCCGCGGCTGTACGAGGCCGCGGCGGTGGACGGCGCGCGGCCGGGCTGGCAGGTCTTCCGGCACATCACCTTCCCGCAGTTGCGGGCCACCTCGGTGGCGGTGGTGCTGCTGCTGGTCGTCAACGCCTTCCAGGCGTTCGACGAGTTCTACAACCTGCTCTCGGACGCCCGCGGCTACCCCCCGTACGCCCGGCCCCCGCTGGTCTACCTCTACTACACCGCGCTCGGGCAGGGGCAGAACCTGGGGCTGGGCAGCGCCGGCGCGGTGATCCTGGCGCTGGTCATCGGCGTGGTGACGGTGGTCCAGGCCCGCTGGTTCGGGCTGGGCCGGAAGGAGGAGGTCTAG
- a CDS encoding alkaline phosphatase PhoX, whose protein sequence is MERRSLLRAAVIGTSAAVFGGTLTRGAAYAAPAQPGPGPYGALGAADARGIQLPAGFSSRVIARSRQTVAGTSYGWHDAPDGGACFADGSGWIYVSNSEINPGGGVSAVRFDAAGTITGAYRILADSRQNCAGGATPWRTWLSCEEVDRGYVYETDPWGVNAAVRRPAMGRFKHEAAAADPVRRAVYMTEDTGDGCFYRFLPTTWGDLSTGTLQVLRAGSATSGTFTWATVPDPDGSPTATRNQVSGAKRFNGGEGCHYADDTVWFTTKGDNRVWQVNLAAGTYELAYDDSLVSGTPPLTGVDNITGAPSGDLYIAEDGGNMEICLITPDDVVAPFLRVTGHSGSEITGPAFSPDGRRLYFSSQRGSSGSSSAGVTYEVTGPFRG, encoded by the coding sequence ATGGAACGACGCAGTCTCCTGCGCGCGGCGGTGATCGGCACCTCGGCCGCCGTCTTCGGAGGCACCCTCACCCGGGGCGCCGCGTACGCCGCGCCCGCCCAGCCCGGCCCCGGCCCGTACGGCGCGCTCGGGGCGGCCGATGCCCGGGGCATCCAGCTGCCCGCCGGCTTCAGCAGCCGGGTGATCGCCCGGTCTCGCCAGACCGTCGCGGGCACCTCGTACGGCTGGCACGACGCCCCCGACGGCGGCGCCTGCTTCGCCGACGGAAGCGGCTGGATCTACGTCTCCAACTCCGAGATCAACCCCGGCGGCGGGGTGAGCGCCGTGCGCTTCGACGCGGCGGGCACCATCACCGGCGCCTATCGGATCCTGGCCGACTCCCGGCAGAACTGCGCGGGCGGCGCCACCCCGTGGCGCACCTGGCTCTCTTGCGAGGAGGTCGACCGGGGCTACGTCTACGAGACCGACCCGTGGGGCGTGAACGCGGCGGTCCGCCGTCCGGCCATGGGGCGCTTCAAGCACGAGGCCGCGGCGGCCGACCCGGTGCGCCGGGCCGTCTACATGACCGAGGACACCGGCGACGGCTGCTTCTACCGCTTCCTCCCCACCACCTGGGGCGACCTGTCGACCGGCACCCTCCAGGTGCTCAGGGCGGGCTCCGCCACCTCCGGCACGTTCACCTGGGCGACCGTGCCGGACCCGGACGGCTCACCGACCGCCACCCGCAACCAGGTCTCCGGGGCCAAGCGGTTCAACGGCGGCGAGGGCTGCCACTACGCGGACGACACCGTCTGGTTCACCACCAAGGGCGACAACCGGGTGTGGCAGGTCAACCTCGCGGCCGGCACGTACGAGCTGGCCTACGACGACTCACTGGTCTCCGGCACGCCCCCGCTCACCGGCGTGGACAACATCACCGGCGCTCCCTCGGGTGATCTGTACATCGCCGAGGACGGCGGGAACATGGAGATCTGCCTCATCACGCCGGACGACGTCGTCGCGCCGTTCCTGCGGGTCACCGGCCACTCCGGCTCGGAGATCACCGGCCCGGCGTTCTCGCCCGACGGCCGCCGGCTCTACTTCTCCAGCCAGCGCGGCAGCTCGGGGAGTTCCTCGGCCGGGGTCACCTACGAGGTGACGGGGCCGTTCCGCGGCTAG